The following are from one region of the Deinococcus roseus genome:
- a CDS encoding carbohydrate ABC transporter permease, which yields MSGAKMETTATQSRRAKGNFIESKLPRLGGHIFLILYCLISLFPIVMMVLNSFKGQMAIFSEPFALPNSETLSLDGYKSLFQGANFGGYAINSLTVTVTSLGLILLMGSMAAFALSEYTFKLNTFMGLYLSLGIMVPIRLGTVGILNLVVDMGLINTLWALILVYTAQGLPLAIFILSAFMKGLPKYLKEAARIDGASEYRIFGMTFPLLRPAIGSVLAISMIPIWNDLWFPLILAPGEKTKTIVLGASVFLGQYVNDYTAVLAALTLAILPAIVLYLFFSRQLIKGLTDGALK from the coding sequence ATGTCTGGAGCCAAGATGGAAACCACCGCCACGCAAAGTCGCCGAGCCAAAGGCAACTTCATCGAAAGCAAACTCCCCAGGCTGGGAGGGCACATCTTCCTGATCCTGTACTGCCTGATTTCGCTCTTTCCCATCGTGATGATGGTGCTCAACTCCTTCAAAGGCCAGATGGCCATTTTCAGTGAACCTTTTGCCCTTCCCAACAGTGAAACCCTGTCTCTGGACGGCTACAAGTCGCTCTTTCAGGGGGCCAACTTCGGAGGCTACGCCATCAACAGCCTCACTGTTACAGTGACCTCGCTGGGATTGATCCTGCTGATGGGCAGCATGGCCGCCTTTGCCCTCTCCGAGTACACCTTCAAACTGAACACCTTCATGGGCCTGTATCTGTCTCTGGGCATCATGGTGCCGATCCGCCTTGGGACCGTGGGGATCCTGAATCTGGTGGTGGACATGGGCCTGATCAATACCCTGTGGGCACTGATTCTGGTTTATACCGCGCAGGGCTTGCCACTGGCCATTTTCATCCTCAGTGCCTTCATGAAAGGCCTCCCGAAATACCTCAAAGAAGCCGCCCGCATCGATGGGGCCAGCGAATACCGCATCTTTGGCATGACCTTCCCCCTCCTGAGGCCTGCCATTGGTTCGGTGCTGGCAATCTCCATGATTCCCATCTGGAACGACCTGTGGTTCCCCCTGATCCTCGCCCCGGGTGAGAAAACCAAGACCATTGTGCTGGGGGCCAGCGTGTTCCTTGGCCAGTACGTGAACGACTACACCGCTGTGCTGGCTGCCCTGACCCTGGCGATTCTGCCTGCCATCGTGCTGTACCTGTTCTTCTCCCGTCAGCTGATCAAGGGCCTGACCGATGGAGCCCTGAAGTGA
- a CDS encoding Gfo/Idh/MocA family protein: protein MRVGIIGSGTMGLTHLQAWKNLGVEVVMHSQDQAHALHLAQQHGISTILTLESLFDHVDIVDICTPTETHKDLTLQAARAGKHVICEKPMALSEQDAQQMIEACAQHKVRLFIAMVVRFFPQYTAAQKMIQEGRIGQPRVLRLKRVANPPYGGSAWFANEQRSGGMLVDMMLHDIDYAIWCAGPVSRVYAQCTRAGIRQYAQAILTHTGGAISHVECGWVYPPGVFRTGLDIAGSEGLIEWSSDQLPTLRHLQAEENSSKPQVGLPAVAGADPFLLELQHAHQAIESGTEFRVTSQDALYALRVALAARESSRHHTAINLGRHP from the coding sequence ATGCGGGTCGGCATCATTGGTTCTGGCACCATGGGCCTCACCCACCTGCAGGCCTGGAAGAACCTGGGGGTGGAGGTGGTGATGCACAGCCAGGACCAGGCCCACGCCCTGCACCTCGCCCAGCAGCACGGCATTTCCACCATCCTGACTCTGGAAAGTCTTTTTGACCATGTGGACATCGTGGACATCTGCACCCCCACCGAAACCCACAAGGACCTGACTTTACAGGCCGCCCGTGCAGGCAAGCACGTGATCTGCGAAAAGCCGATGGCCCTCTCAGAGCAGGACGCACAGCAGATGATCGAGGCCTGTGCACAGCACAAGGTCAGGCTGTTCATTGCGATGGTGGTGCGCTTTTTCCCTCAGTATACCGCTGCCCAGAAGATGATTCAGGAAGGCCGCATTGGGCAACCTCGTGTCTTGCGCCTCAAGCGGGTGGCCAATCCCCCTTATGGCGGAAGCGCCTGGTTTGCCAACGAACAGCGTTCCGGCGGGATGCTGGTGGACATGATGCTGCACGACATCGATTACGCCATCTGGTGCGCAGGTCCGGTAAGCAGGGTCTACGCCCAGTGCACCCGTGCAGGGATCCGCCAGTATGCACAGGCGATTCTCACCCACACGGGAGGGGCCATCAGCCATGTGGAATGCGGATGGGTGTACCCTCCGGGCGTGTTCCGCACCGGCCTCGACATTGCAGGCAGTGAAGGCCTGATCGAGTGGTCCTCAGATCAGCTCCCCACCCTCCGGCACCTGCAGGCAGAAGAGAACAGCAGCAAACCCCAGGTGGGCCTCCCTGCCGTTGCAGGAGCAGATCCCTTCCTGCTCGAACTGCAGCATGCCCATCAGGCCATAGAGAGTGGAACCGAATTCAGAGTCACCTCTCAAGACGCCCTTTACGCCCTGAGGGTGGCCCTGGCTGCCCGCGAATCTTCCCGGCACCACACCGCCATCAACCTCGGGAGGCACCCATGA